One Paenibacillus sp. SYP-B4298 genomic window, TCCCACCGCTTGAGCTACATAGCCTTGAGCCCATGCCGGAATCTGTGCGGCATCCTTGAAGGCCAGCTCGCCAGCCTTGCCGTCCAGCTTCAGCGCTCTGGCGATCATGGCTGTAAATTCGCCACGTGTCACCGAGCCATTCGGACGGAACGTGCCGTCATTGTACCCGGTTACGAAGCCTTCTGCCAATGCTTTCTCAATGGCCGACTTGGCCCAGTGACCCTCGATGTCCTTCAGCTTGGCACCTGCGGTGGAGGAGCCATTCGCCGCCTCTCCCTCCCCTGCAGTATCCTTGCCGCCAGTGGAGGAAGCTCCTTGCTTGCGCAGGCTGTTCTCGTTGAAGGTGAACGTCACATCATGATAGCTGTAGGTATTGTCGCCCAGTGTGATCCGCAGGCGTCCATGTACCGCCTTCGACAGATCGTTCACCTGGAACTCCACATATTTTTGTCCGTCTTTCTCAGCAATCTTGGCACGCTCCGTCTCCGTGCCACGCTCTACGCGAAGCTCGCTGATTTGTTCATTTTTCAGTACAGCGGAGAAATACGTTTTGCCGTAGGCATAGGTGACGGTACCTGGATGAACGAATTGGCTATCGACATCCGACTTGGTCGACGTACCTTTCTTCAATACGGAATAATCTACATCGTAGACACCTGACTTATATTCTGTGCTCGACACGCCGTTACTGCCTGCGGATGCAGAATATGCAGAGATGCTGCCAAATTTCAAATGCACATCGTACTCATGGTCGTACAGGCCGTTGTTGCCGTCAAAGTTCGGCCAGTACACCTTGACCCAGCCCTTCAGCGGCTTCGTCAGATCGCTAACCTCGAACTCCACGGTGCGTGTGTCCTTGTCTTTATCCGTCGCAACAGTGGATGGCGACACCATCGAACCGTTGCGGTCAACCTTGAAGCCGGTAATATATTGGCTGTTCTTCAATGTAATCGATACATAATTGCGTCCATTGTCTACACGCAAGGTAGCAGGGTGCTCTACATAACCGTCCATGACTGAGGTCGAAGAGGTATTATACTTCAACACTTCGTACTGAATGTTATACTTCCCATCCTTCGTTTCTGTCCCAGTCCCCGGATTGCTTCCATTCCCCGGACTTCCACTACCCGGATTTCCACTGCCAGGATTCCCTGTGCCGGGATTTCCAGTACCCGGATTCTCGCCTCCCGGCTGTTCTCCATCGTCAGTCAGCACCGGCTTGGCGCTATCGAAGCTGAACGGGATGACTTGAGCCTGTCCGCCTTGAGTCACGGTCAATCTGTAGCTTGCGGTCAGATCCGCCAATTCGTACTTGACGGGAACCGCTGCCGCCAGCACGCTCACCAGCGACTTGGCGCTGGAGCTTGTGCCCACTGGATCGATGACGATATAGCCGCCCTGTCCACCCGCACGCTCCAACTTGTTGATCGTCACTCCATCCTTCATCGTGAAGGCCAATGTCTTGGTGCCGTCCTCCTGAACTGCCAGCTTGGGTGCTTCATTCAGCACGACTTCGAGCGCGTCGTTAGCTGCCTCATCGCTGCCCTTCAGCTCGACGACATAGCTTCCCTTCTCCACCTTGGACAGGTCCGTCAGCTTGATGCTGTCCTTGTTGAATACGAAACGGATGTTATGGGTGGCTTTGTAGGCTCCGACCTGAATCTCGACTTTCCCCTTCAACACATTATCCAGGGATTTCACCTCGAACACTGCCTCACGGGTGCTATTCGTCGAATCTTCACTTACCGTATCGACATTTTTATAGTTGTCTCCTTCGCTATTCACCTGAACAGCCTTGACCTGATCGCTGTTTTTGATGGTGAAGTGAACGTAGTATGTTCCGTTAATAATGCTGAGGTGACGATTCAGGAAATAGTCGTCCATTTTGGATACGACATCGTTATTATCCTGCATGACAACGAAGTCGAATGTGTATTTTACTGGCTCTACATGGATGACAGAGCCCTCAAAACTTGCGACTGCGGCCTTTAATGCCGCCACAGCCTGGTCTACCTGCAGTTGCAGCACCTTGTCATTGCTATTCACCTTGCCAGCCGCCTCAATTGCTGCTTGCAGCGCAGCTTTCGCTCCAGCAGGGTACTGTCCGCTTTGAGCGCCTTCTGTTGCTCCATCATGCTTGGCCTGCGCCGCCTGAATCGCCGCTTGCAGTTCGCTCTTATCCGCAGTTGGCGCGCCCTTCAGCTCAAAGCCAAGAGCCACATCATATTCGTTGTCATACAACATATCCGGGGTGATCTGCCAATAGATTTTGACCCAGCCCGCGACTCGCTCTGACAGCTCTTGAATTTCAAACTGTATCGTGCGCGTATTGGCTGCCTCGTCTTTGGACACGGTCTGCGTCTCTGTCATTTCGCCGTTCTGCTTGACCTTGAAGCTCGTAATCTCCTTGCTTTGCTTCAAAGTAAACGATACATACATTTTGTCATCCTTAACGGTCAATTTACCGCTCTCCGGAATGACATAATCATACATGACCGACTGAATATCGCTATGCTCCTTGTAGATCATAAAATTCAACGGATAAACCCCGGACTCTCCCGGTGCTTCAGGGGACTCCGTCACCACTGACGCTTTGAAGACCGCCAGAGCCTTCTCCAGCGTCTCTGCTGCTTCGTCTACCTGGGCTTGCGTAGCGAACACATCCGAATTGACAGTCGATGCTGCAAGGCTCGCTTCCTCCAGCTTCGCCTTGGCCTCGGCCGGATATTGGCCCGGTTCCGACCCAACAACGGCCTCCTCTAACTGCTGTTTGACGGCAGCTAGAGACGCCTTCAACGCAGTTGCATTGGCCGCCTGAAAATTCAAACGAATGTCATGATCCATCTCATACGGCCCATTAGGAGTTACTGTCGAAATATGCACGCGAGCCGGAACCAGCTCCTCCACACTGTCAATTGTGAACTCGACAACACGGGTTTTTGCATCGGCATCCGCAGAGACCGTCGTAGCCTCGGTCATATCTGCGCCCACTTTCAAGCTAGTTACGATTGAGCTGTTGTTAATGGTGAATTGCACCTTCGTCTGTGTACCGCTCACGATCAGCTTGGCCGGCTTATCAAAATAATCATTCATGCTGGACAGCTTGCTGTCGCTCTTGTGCAATGCCGAAAAATAGATCTCAGATTCCACAGGAAGCTCCGGCGTTTCTGTATGTACCGGTTGAATACTGCTCTCATCAAATTGAAGCTGCACGATGTACTTGCTGTCATAGCCTATAGAAGGAACAACGACATGCATGGAAGCATTCAACTTGCTAGAGAGGTCGTTCACCTGGAACTGAACGAGGCGAGTGTCGTGTTCGGTATCCTTGCTGATCTCTGTCACCGCCACAAACCCATCAGGGTTCTCTCTCCCCACTCCATTAGAATCTACGGACAGTGACTGAATCGAGCTGCTGCTTTTTAAGGTCAGCGATACGCTCTTCTCATCGCCATCGATGGTCAGCGTGGCTGGCTTTTCTACATACCTCTCCATTTGCGACGCTTCATCCACGCCGTCCTTCAGCACCTTGAAGGCAATCGTGTACTCGCCGTCTTGAAGTGCAGAGCTATCTGCCTGTACAGCCGGGAATGGGATTGAGCCTAGCAGAACGAGAATCATTGCGAACATGGAAAAATATCGTTTGAATCCGGTTTTCAATTGAATACGCTCCTTTATCCTCTGTGATTACAAGTACAAACCTAGAGCTTCTTACTGTTGTGTGATTATACGATCATACGGCTGGCTGATCACTATTAGGACGCGCTGTGCGATTGTCAGCTTCTATATGTGTTCTCGCCTCGTCCTTGCCAGATTCAGATCAACTCTTGGCGCCTCGTCTCATCCTGCGCGCCAGCAGCAGTCCCGACAACGCCAGCAGTACGACCAACACTATGATAGGGATGGTGCTTCCAGCAGAAGAATTGGCCGCCTGCACTGCAGGAGCTGCCACATCGCTAGAAGTCTGGGCATCGATCGACTCGCCCTTCTCCGTATCCGAGTTGCCCGACTCGGCCTTCACAGCAACTGGCTCCGTTGATGGCTGAACCGGGCTGCTGTCCTCGCTGCTTGGCACCGCTTCATCCGCCCTGCTATCATCCTGCTTCGCCCCGACTCCACCAAGCTTGCTGTTCTCTTGCTTCACCTCAGCTTCAGCCTGCTTCGTATCCTGCTGAGCAGAATCACCAGACTTGCTGCCCGATCCGGTTGATTCCCGGTCGGTTCCGGCGGTCGACGTCTCTGTAGCTGCTGGCTTCTCTGCGGCTTCTTGCTTATCTGTAACCGCCTGCTTACCCGCAACTGTCTGCTTGTCTGCCACTGTCTGCTTGTCTGCAACCGCCTGTATATCTACGACTGCTGGCTTGTCTGTAACTGCTTGCTTGTCTGCGGCCACCTGTTGATCTGCAACTGCTGGCACTGAGCTATCCTTGGCCCCCGTCGCCGGCTTCGCAGTCTCCTCGGACTTCGCAGGCTTGCTCTCTTGCGGCTTGACGCTGTCCGCTGCCTTCACAAGCTTCAGCGTGTCCAGATCAAAGCGGAAACGGATCGTATAATCATGGTCATAATCGATCGATTCCACCGTGACATGAATCTTGGACAATAACGGCTCTTCCAAGCTCGTCACTGTAAATTCAGTCACTCGGGTATCTGCCTTCTCGTCGGTGCTGATCACCTTGACATCATCGTAGCCGCTCCCGGTCTTCGTCTTGAAGTCTGTAACCCATTGGCTATGGTTAATCTTCATGCGCACGGTCAGCTTGCCTTGATCGACAATGACGGTCGCCGGCTTCTCCCAGTAATCATTGGCCATGGACGCCGAGTCGTTCTCCGCCTTTAGCACCGTATAATCAATCGTGTAGGTGCCACTCTCATAATCCGATGCTGCCACAGCAGCCGCAGGCTGCCCAAGCGCCAGCACCCATACTAGCAGCAGCACGGCCGAAATGCTCCACCATCTGGTCATTTCCTCCAACACACCGCCTTAGAAAGTAATGATTATCATTCTCATTAAAGTCGCAAAAAAAATATCCTCGCGGGATACAATAACCAATCTCTCTCCTTACGTACCTCCCCGTCCGCAGCCTGCCCTCCCTTCAATCCACACATGCACCATGGACAGAATAAGACATCCACTTACGCAACATGCACTTGGCTGATTGCTTGAATGCTCTGCTACCCTATCATCAACTGGTCAGGCGCCAGTGGAAACTCATTGATTCGCTGGGGGATTCCCAGCACTATCCAAGTCCACTTACGGTTAAAATACTAGCTTAACGCTTCGTCCATTGTCAAGACTTTTATCTTTATCTCATTCAAACAGAGCTTCGCGTTGGCTATGCATCATAAAAAGCAGACTTGCAGCAAAAATGAAAATGCGTGTTGACAACAATAATGATATTCATTATCATTTAGGTCAGGTGTCCGTATGGAAATCGTTGTATATCGTGTCTTACACTGAATTACTTTATCCCTACTCAGGAGGCTGCAGTGAGAACGAGATTAATTACCCTGATGTTGCTCTGTGCAGCTATATTTACTCTCTCTACAGGCTGTGCATCACATGAAGCGAGCACTACCGCATCGGCTGGCTCGGTCGACCCCTCGGCTGAATCAACGGCTATGACCGTTCACATTACCGATTTTGCCGGGCGCAGCCTTGCGTTCTCAGCTCCGCCTGTCCGTATTGCAGCGCTAAGCAATGGGGATCTGAACACGGTCTATGCCCTGGGCGGCACACTGGTCGGGAGACCAACCAGCTCACA contains:
- a CDS encoding NEAT domain-containing protein gives rise to the protein MKTGFKRYFSMFAMILVLLGSIPFPAVQADSSALQDGEYTIAFKVLKDGVDEASQMERYVEKPATLTIDGDEKSVSLTLKSSSSIQSLSVDSNGVGRENPDGFVAVTEISKDTEHDTRLVQFQVNDLSSKLNASMHVVVPSIGYDSKYIVQLQFDESSIQPVHTETPELPVESEIYFSALHKSDSKLSSMNDYFDKPAKLIVSGTQTKVQFTINNSSIVTSLKVGADMTEATTVSADADAKTRVVEFTIDSVEELVPARVHISTVTPNGPYEMDHDIRLNFQAANATALKASLAAVKQQLEEAVVGSEPGQYPAEAKAKLEEASLAASTVNSDVFATQAQVDEAAETLEKALAVFKASVVTESPEAPGESGVYPLNFMIYKEHSDIQSVMYDYVIPESGKLTVKDDKMYVSFTLKQSKEITSFKVKQNGEMTETQTVSKDEAANTRTIQFEIQELSERVAGWVKIYWQITPDMLYDNEYDVALGFELKGAPTADKSELQAAIQAAQAKHDGATEGAQSGQYPAGAKAALQAAIEAAGKVNSNDKVLQLQVDQAVAALKAAVASFEGSVIHVEPVKYTFDFVVMQDNNDVVSKMDDYFLNRHLSIINGTYYVHFTIKNSDQVKAVQVNSEGDNYKNVDTVSEDSTNSTREAVFEVKSLDNVLKGKVEIQVGAYKATHNIRFVFNKDSIKLTDLSKVEKGSYVVELKGSDEAANDALEVVLNEAPKLAVQEDGTKTLAFTMKDGVTINKLERAGGQGGYIVIDPVGTSSSAKSLVSVLAAAVPVKYELADLTASYRLTVTQGGQAQVIPFSFDSAKPVLTDDGEQPGGENPGTGNPGTGNPGSGNPGSGSPGNGSNPGTGTETKDGKYNIQYEVLKYNTSSTSVMDGYVEHPATLRVDNGRNYVSITLKNSQYITGFKVDRNGSMVSPSTVATDKDKDTRTVEFEVSDLTKPLKGWVKVYWPNFDGNNGLYDHEYDVHLKFGSISAYSASAGSNGVSSTEYKSGVYDVDYSVLKKGTSTKSDVDSQFVHPGTVTYAYGKTYFSAVLKNEQISELRVERGTETERAKIAEKDGQKYVEFQVNDLSKAVHGRLRITLGDNTYSYHDVTFTFNENSLRKQGASSTGGKDTAGEGEAANGSSTAGAKLKDIEGHWAKSAIEKALAEGFVTGYNDGTFRPNGSVTRGEFTAMIARALKLDGKAGELAFKDAAQIPAWAQGYVAQAVGAGIIGGYADQTFRPDSLITRSEMAAMIVRASGLPLAAATALSFEDKGQMPQWAQAQIATAVQAGLMSGKTPTKFVPNAKATRAEAVAVILAMTNVRGNGASQPQAPASQPTTEAQEPSQPQNPAKPSEAVNAKGIANGEYSLSYTVLKDKTENQSVMDEYTLKPASVKVDGDKYTVTLTLKNASWIKSLKVDPGNVNHDASKFVEVKTISEDKAKDTRVVQFEVTGLTDKLYAYTHVIVTGVPGLDYDNEYIVQFKFDAASLKAI
- the isdC gene encoding heme uptake protein IsdC yields the protein MTRWWSISAVLLLVWVLALGQPAAAVAASDYESGTYTIDYTVLKAENDSASMANDYWEKPATVIVDQGKLTVRMKINHSQWVTDFKTKTGSGYDDVKVISTDEKADTRVTEFTVTSLEEPLLSKIHVTVESIDYDHDYTIRFRFDLDTLKLVKAADSVKPQESKPAKSEETAKPATGAKDSSVPAVADQQVAADKQAVTDKPAVVDIQAVADKQTVADKQTVAGKQAVTDKQEAAEKPAATETSTAGTDRESTGSGSKSGDSAQQDTKQAEAEVKQENSKLGGVGAKQDDSRADEAVPSSEDSSPVQPSTEPVAVKAESGNSDTEKGESIDAQTSSDVAAPAVQAANSSAGSTIPIIVLVVLLALSGLLLARRMRRGAKS